CGGGGCTTCAAGTTCGAGACCTACGCCATCTCCCGGATCAAGGGCAACATCCTCGACGAGCTGCGGGCCATCGACTGGGTGCCGCGCTCGGTGCGGGCCAAGGCCCGCCAGATCGAGAAGGCCTACGCCAAGCTCGAGGCCCAGCTGCACCGGGCACCCAGCGAGGACGAGCTCGCCCAGGAGCTCGACATGACTCGTGAGCAGCTCCAGACCTCGCTGTCGAAGATCTCCTTCGTCGGCGTGGTGGCCCTCGACGAGTTCGTCGGCAGCGGCGACCGCGAGGCGGGCGCCACGCTGGGCGACACCATCGCCACCGCCGACGAGGGACCGGGCGACATGTTCGAGGTCCAGGAGATGCGCCACCTGCTGGGTGACTCCATCAACCGCCTCCCCGAGCGGGAGAAGGTCGTCCTCACCCTCTACTACTACGAAGGCCTGACCCTGGCGCAGATCGGTGACGTCCTCGGGGTCACCGAGTCCCGGGTCTGCCAGATCCACACCAAGGCCATCCTGCAGCTGCGCTCCCGCATGGCCGCAGCGCACCGCGAAACCGCCTGACGGGCGGGCACCCTCCCGCTCCCGGGCACCACCGCTTCCCCGAGCACCACCGCTTCCCCCAGCACCGGTCGCACCGCCCCTCCGGCGGCGGCCGTCGAGCCGAGGGGGAGCACCCTTGTCCCTGCGCCCAGCGCGCCCGACCTTGCAGGTCGTGGCGGCCGCCGCGACCGCGCTGGCCACCGTCATCGCCGTGGTTGCGGCCACCGCACCCGCCGGCGCCGAGCCACCGGCACCGGTGGTCCACAGCCCGCCGGTGGACGCACCCGTGGCCGACCCGTTCCGCCCACCGGTCACCGAGTACGGCCCCGGCAACCGGGGCCTGGCCTACGACCTGGCGCCGGCGACACCGGTGCGGGCTACCGCCGACGGGTCCGTCGTGTTCGCCGGCATGGTGGGGGCGAGCCAGCACGTCACCGTCCTGCACGCCGACGGCCTGCGCACCTCGTACTCGTTCCTCAGCGCGGTCGGTGTCCGGCGGGGAGACGCCGTGCGGCGCGGCGACGTGGTCGGCGAGGCCGGCCGGGGCTTCCACCTCGGGGCGCGCGATGGCGAGCACTACCTCGACCCCGAGTCGCTCTTCGGCGAGCGAGTCATCGACGTGCGGCTCGTGCCCCATGGCGAGCCGCTCCCACCGACCGACGCAGGCCTGTTGGCCGAGCAGGCATCCCTGCGGGACCTCGTCCGCCAGGAGGAGCCCGGACTGCTGCGGCGGACGGTGGACGCCCTCGTGCACCACGGTGCGCCCATCGTGGGCAAGGTCGCCGGTGCCGCCGAGGCGGCCTGGCACTCCTGGCGGGCGCTCACACCAGCTCAGGTCACCCGCCAGATCAACGAGTCCCTCGCCCGGCACCTCCTGCAGGACTGCACCGAGTCATCGGTGGTCCTCCAGCCCCCGGCGGGGGAGCGGGTCGCGCTCCTGGTCGCCGGGCTCGGCTCCTCGAGCGAGCACGGGGCGATCGACGACGTCGACCTGGACGCGCTCGGGTACGAGCCGTCCGACGTCGTGCGCTACCGCTACGGAGGTGGCCGCACTGCGACCGACGGCGACCTGCACCCGGGCCTGGCCGGACTCCCGGCGGGGACGTACGGCCCCGAGGACACGCTCGGCGACGTGGCCGAGCGGGGCCGGGAACTCGCCACCCTCGTCGAGCAGGCTGCCGCGGCACGTCCGGGGGTGCCCATCGACGTGTACGCCCACAGCATGGGTGGCCTGGTCACCCGGGTCGCGCTGCTCGAGCTCGCCGACCGTCCCGGGGGACTCGACGCGCTCGGGCAGGTGGTCACCATCGGCTCGCCTCACCGCGGGGCTGACCTGGCCACCGCTGCCCTGCTCTCGGAGAAGGGGTTGGTCCAGGACGTCGCCCACATCCGGAAGGTCTTCGACATCCCGATCGACCCCTACAGCACGGGCGTCCGCCAGCTCGCCGAGACCTCGGACCTCATCAAGGGTCTGCACACCGAGGGCGTGCCCGACGGGGTCGACCTGCGCACCGTCGCCGCACGCGGCGACCTCATCGTCACGGCGGATAAGGCCGACATCCCGGGGCGGCCCGCCGCCATCATCGACCTGAGCGGCCCGCGCGCGCACTCCAGCCTGCCCGGCGACCCCGACACGACCCGGGAGCTCCAGCTGGGCCTCGCCGGTCTGCCGCCGGCGTGCCAGCGCTTCGTCGACGCCGTCGCAGATGCCGTGGTCCCCGCCGTGATCTCGGGGATCACCGACGCCGTCGGCCTCGCCATGCTGATCCCCAACTGAGCGAGAGGAGCCGAGCCGCCAGGTTGGCGACTCGCCCCACAGATCGCCCCGCGTCGGTACCGGGACGTGCTGCACGCATCGACAGCGTGTGCCGCGGCCCGGAAGCCGGAGTTTCCCGGTGCCGGTGCGGGCTCCCCTACACTGCAAGGTCGGCCTGCGCACCCGCGTCGGCC
The sequence above is drawn from the Acidimicrobiales bacterium genome and encodes:
- a CDS encoding peptidoglycan DD-metalloendopeptidase family protein encodes the protein MAAAATALATVIAVVAATAPAGAEPPAPVVHSPPVDAPVADPFRPPVTEYGPGNRGLAYDLAPATPVRATADGSVVFAGMVGASQHVTVLHADGLRTSYSFLSAVGVRRGDAVRRGDVVGEAGRGFHLGARDGEHYLDPESLFGERVIDVRLVPHGEPLPPTDAGLLAEQASLRDLVRQEEPGLLRRTVDALVHHGAPIVGKVAGAAEAAWHSWRALTPAQVTRQINESLARHLLQDCTESSVVLQPPAGERVALLVAGLGSSSEHGAIDDVDLDALGYEPSDVVRYRYGGGRTATDGDLHPGLAGLPAGTYGPEDTLGDVAERGRELATLVEQAAAARPGVPIDVYAHSMGGLVTRVALLELADRPGGLDALGQVVTIGSPHRGADLATAALLSEKGLVQDVAHIRKVFDIPIDPYSTGVRQLAETSDLIKGLHTEGVPDGVDLRTVAARGDLIVTADKADIPGRPAAIIDLSGPRAHSSLPGDPDTTRELQLGLAGLPPACQRFVDAVADAVVPAVISGITDAVGLAMLIPN
- a CDS encoding FliA/WhiG family RNA polymerase sigma factor is translated as RGFKFETYAISRIKGNILDELRAIDWVPRSVRAKARQIEKAYAKLEAQLHRAPSEDELAQELDMTREQLQTSLSKISFVGVVALDEFVGSGDREAGATLGDTIATADEGPGDMFEVQEMRHLLGDSINRLPEREKVVLTLYYYEGLTLAQIGDVLGVTESRVCQIHTKAILQLRSRMAAAHRETA